The Treponema medium genome has a window encoding:
- a CDS encoding substrate-binding domain-containing protein, with translation MKTFARRMLYVTTIVAMLLGCAKKGANATHASDTKDNSFTIGYCINSLNDTFQTYILAAAKETITEAGGRIEVKDATEDTIKQQDQVNSFIAKGVKGLIVVPVDTSSMDAITNAARNADIPLCYVNRNPFAGKEDSIPDGVYYVGSQEIIAGWLQGKRVGELLQGKGGVAILVGILENEGALKRTEGNKEVLTSQYPEITILAEQTANWQRDQAATITEKWIMTYDRQLNAILANNDEMALGAIKALEASNRKDVFVLGVDATLEGRNAIREGLMAATVLQDANGQGGGAAKVIIERIKGGTPDKITWVPFQLIDKDSPLLK, from the coding sequence ATGAAGACTTTTGCAAGACGAATGTTGTATGTTACGACCATTGTTGCAATGTTGTTAGGATGTGCAAAGAAAGGAGCTAATGCGACTCATGCATCCGATACGAAGGATAACAGCTTTACGATTGGTTATTGTATCAATAGTCTCAATGATACTTTCCAGACGTATATTCTGGCAGCTGCAAAAGAAACCATTACCGAAGCGGGAGGCCGAATTGAGGTTAAGGATGCAACTGAGGATACTATCAAGCAGCAGGATCAGGTAAACAGCTTTATTGCAAAGGGCGTCAAGGGATTAATTGTTGTACCGGTAGATACCAGTTCAATGGATGCTATCACCAATGCAGCACGCAACGCAGATATTCCGCTCTGCTATGTCAACCGCAATCCTTTTGCAGGCAAAGAAGATAGTATCCCTGACGGTGTGTACTATGTCGGATCACAGGAGATTATCGCAGGTTGGCTTCAAGGGAAGCGGGTTGGCGAATTGCTGCAAGGAAAAGGCGGTGTTGCAATTCTGGTCGGTATCCTCGAAAATGAAGGTGCGCTAAAACGGACTGAGGGTAATAAGGAGGTACTCACGTCCCAATACCCCGAGATTACCATACTTGCCGAACAAACGGCAAACTGGCAGCGTGACCAAGCGGCTACCATTACCGAAAAATGGATTATGACGTATGACCGTCAGTTGAATGCGATATTGGCGAATAACGATGAAATGGCGCTTGGCGCTATTAAGGCATTGGAGGCGTCCAATAGAAAAGATGTCTTTGTTCTTGGTGTAGACGCAACGCTTGAAGGACGGAATGCTATACGGGAAGGTTTGATGGCTGCGACGGTGTTGCAGGATGCAAACGGACAAGGTGGTGGTGCTGCAAAGGTTATTATCGAAAGAATAAAGGGTGGTACCCCCGATAAAATAACGTGGGTACCGTTCCAATTGATTGATAAGGATTCTCCGCTACTGAAATAA
- the yedE gene encoding YedE family putative selenium transporter, producing MKKHFMVALTGAFIGIAAVVLVKFGNPGNMGFCIACFLRDIAGTLKLHNAAVVQYMRPEVIGLIIGAFAIALIKKEFKPRGGSAPFTRFVLGFFVMIGALMFLGCPLRMFLRLGAGDLNAVFGLVGFIIGIAIGVVFLNKNFSLSRAYPQSGQEGMFAPIVMIVFFILLVAFPAVLVFSEKGPGSMHAPIALALGIGLVGGVLAQRSRLCTAGGIRDAIMLKDFHLLTGSIAILVAVFIGTLVTGQFKLGLAGQAVAHTDGLWNALGMVLVGWASVLLGGCPLRQLILTGEGNTDSAITVTGLIAGAAFAHNFGLASSGKGPTSAGMIAVVIGLVVTACVSVYYAAKNK from the coding sequence ATGAAAAAACATTTCATGGTGGCATTGACAGGCGCATTCATCGGTATTGCGGCTGTCGTATTGGTTAAATTCGGAAACCCGGGGAATATGGGTTTCTGTATTGCCTGTTTCTTGCGCGATATTGCGGGTACCTTAAAACTGCATAATGCAGCTGTGGTACAGTATATGCGCCCTGAAGTTATCGGACTTATCATTGGTGCGTTTGCCATTGCACTTATAAAAAAAGAGTTTAAGCCCCGCGGCGGTTCAGCGCCTTTTACCCGCTTTGTATTAGGCTTCTTTGTAATGATCGGTGCGTTGATGTTCTTGGGATGCCCGCTGCGTATGTTTTTGCGTTTGGGTGCAGGCGATTTGAATGCGGTATTTGGGCTTGTAGGGTTCATCATCGGTATCGCTATCGGGGTTGTGTTCCTCAACAAGAACTTCTCATTGAGCCGTGCGTATCCCCAATCCGGACAGGAAGGTATGTTTGCCCCCATCGTGATGATCGTATTCTTCATTTTATTGGTTGCATTCCCTGCCGTTCTCGTCTTTAGCGAAAAAGGGCCCGGTTCAATGCATGCGCCAATTGCACTCGCACTTGGTATCGGTCTTGTCGGCGGTGTATTGGCACAACGCAGCCGGCTCTGTACTGCAGGCGGTATCCGCGATGCGATTATGCTCAAAGATTTTCACCTTTTAACGGGAAGTATTGCTATTTTAGTTGCTGTGTTTATCGGAACGCTTGTAACCGGACAGTTTAAGCTCGGACTTGCGGGGCAGGCAGTTGCTCACACCGACGGATTGTGGAATGCTCTTGGTATGGTGCTGGTCGGATGGGCAAGCGTTCTGCTTGGCGGCTGCCCCTTGCGCCAGCTCATTTTAACCGGCGAGGGTAATACCGACTCGGCAATAACTGTAACCGGTTTGATTGCAGGCGCTGCTTTCGCTCACAACTTCGGTCTTGCTTCTTCCGGTAAAGGGCCGACAAGCGCGGGGATGATTGCCGTTGTTATCGGATTAGTTGTAACAGCCTGTGTCAGCGTATACTACGCGGCAAAAAATAAATAA
- a CDS encoding sulfurtransferase TusA family protein yields the protein MEDYTVDARGLSCPEPVVRTKKAFDAHQNFTVLVDNETSKENVIRFCDKMKAKTSVSADGNDWKITVSK from the coding sequence ATGGAAGATTATACGGTAGATGCACGGGGACTTTCTTGCCCCGAACCGGTAGTACGGACAAAGAAAGCATTTGATGCACATCAGAATTTTACGGTGCTTGTCGATAACGAAACTTCAAAAGAAAACGTTATTCGCTTTTGCGATAAGATGAAAGCAAAGACCTCTGTCTCTGCCGACGGTAACGACTGGAAAATCACTGTTTCAAAATGA
- a CDS encoding DUF3343 domain-containing protein, which translates to MIDGYVITFHTHYEALVCMRSLEKSEAVQNGTITIKLIPVPRELSSACGTAVKVTIKGGAVFGAENFANIERDEVFSFDAAGKYTAVNL; encoded by the coding sequence ATGATTGACGGCTACGTAATAACATTTCACACTCATTACGAAGCACTCGTTTGTATGCGCAGTCTCGAAAAAAGCGAGGCTGTGCAAAACGGCACGATTACTATCAAGCTTATTCCCGTGCCGCGCGAACTCAGCTCCGCTTGCGGTACGGCGGTTAAAGTTACGATAAAAGGCGGCGCTGTGTTCGGCGCAGAGAACTTCGCAAACATTGAACGCGATGAAGTGTTCAGTTTTGATGCCGCCGGAAAATACACCGCGGTGAACCTCTAA
- the selD gene encoding selenide, water dikinase SelD translates to MTCTLPDNNFSLIKSSSYSGUGAKLSAGALDGLLKSFSICSDPRLLVGFDTSDDAAVYKINDETALIFTADFFPAITDDPYMFGQIAAANALSDIYAMGGVPKLALNLFCISEKMPESVIKEILRGGADKAFEAGAIICGGHTIYDSIPKYGLAVTGFVHPNKILRNSACKTGDVLILTKPIGSGILTTAAKADMLGTDELKSVYDVMAFLNAAACTVMTKYEVHACTDITGFGLLGHLYEMGKGSGLSIELTCKSLPIFDAAVEYAEMGFVPAGAYSNRSFVGDNTALDGVPRAYQDILFDPQTSGGLVIAVAQKDAQQLYAELCAVLENTVCGKPAIIGTVVERTDKVVQVTY, encoded by the coding sequence ATGACTTGTACGCTTCCAGATAACAATTTCAGTTTAATTAAATCTTCGTCCTATTCGGGATGAGGGGCAAAATTAAGTGCAGGTGCACTAGACGGATTATTAAAAAGCTTTTCTATTTGCTCCGATCCCCGGCTGTTAGTCGGTTTCGATACATCGGATGATGCGGCGGTTTATAAAATCAATGACGAAACAGCTTTAATCTTTACCGCCGATTTTTTTCCGGCTATTACGGACGATCCTTATATGTTCGGACAGATTGCAGCCGCTAATGCGCTCAGTGATATTTACGCAATGGGCGGTGTTCCGAAACTGGCGCTCAATCTTTTTTGTATTTCGGAAAAAATGCCCGAATCCGTTATCAAAGAGATACTGCGGGGCGGCGCCGACAAGGCGTTTGAGGCGGGAGCAATTATCTGCGGAGGGCACACCATTTACGACAGCATTCCGAAATACGGTTTAGCGGTAACGGGTTTTGTGCATCCAAATAAAATACTGCGAAATTCAGCGTGCAAAACAGGTGATGTACTGATTTTAACCAAGCCCATCGGCTCCGGCATTTTGACGACGGCTGCGAAAGCTGATATGCTCGGTACGGACGAGCTTAAAAGTGTATATGACGTTATGGCCTTCTTAAATGCCGCCGCCTGCACTGTGATGACCAAATACGAGGTTCACGCCTGTACGGATATCACCGGCTTCGGACTGTTGGGGCACTTGTATGAAATGGGAAAGGGAAGCGGCCTTAGTATTGAGCTTACCTGTAAATCGCTGCCGATTTTTGACGCTGCCGTTGAATATGCCGAAATGGGCTTTGTTCCCGCCGGAGCGTATTCAAATAGGAGCTTTGTCGGGGATAATACTGCGCTGGACGGAGTGCCGCGCGCCTATCAAGATATCCTGTTTGACCCGCAGACATCAGGCGGTCTTGTTATCGCGGTAGCGCAAAAAGACGCTCAACAGTTATATGCAGAACTCTGCGCTGTTCTTGAAAATACCGTCTGCGGAAAACCGGCAATTATTGGTACGGTTGTCGAACGCACCGATAAGGTTGTACAGGTAACGTATTAA